The genomic stretch AAAGGAAAAGACTCCTGACCTGTATCAAATGGTGCCGGAGGATTACTGGAAGGCGACCTCCATCGGCGGCAGGGTTTATGCAGTGCCAACCTACAAAGACAGCTCGTCTTCCCAGTATTTTATCTGGGATAAAGCCATTGCAGATAAATATAAGATTGATTTTGAACATGTAACAGATTATGAGAAGCTGTATGAAGCCTTAAAGGCGGTCAAGACTGGTGAGGGTTCTGCCCCCTATTATATGTCCAAAAACGGAGCAGAATTCCTTGCTACCAACTTCTTCGATCAGATAGGTGCAGGCCTTGTACCTTTGGGTGTAAAGTACAATGATGAGACCAGGACTGTGGTAAATCCGCTGGAGGATGAAGAGGTACTGAAAGAACTGGATATTATCCATAAGATGTACATAGAAGGCATCATCAATGGTGATGCGCCAAATGCGGATGATGCAAACAAATACAGAACATTTTTTACCGCTCAGGGCTGGAGCGGTGCTGCTAAGAACATATGGGGTCCTCAGAATGGCATTGATGACTGTGTGGCAGTAAAATTTGGCGAAACCGTTGTGTCCAACACCACTGTTAGAGGATCATTAAACGGCATTTCTGCAGGTTGTGAAAATCCGGAGAAAGCGCTGCAGCTTCTTAATCTTGTGAACACGGATCCAAAGGTAAGAAACTGGTTCTTCTATGGTGTGGAAGGTGAAAACTTTGTCTATGAAGGTGAAAAGATAAACAAACTGAATTCAAATTGGGGCATGGCCGGGTATACTCAGGGAACCTTCTTTATTGTGGGTCAGCTTATTAGTGATGAATTTAACCAGTGGGATGAGGTAAAGGAATTAAATGCTGAAGCGGCTCCTTCGGTTATGCTTGGATTTGATATGGATACCAGTGAGGTAAAAACAGAAATTGCAAATTGTACGGCAGTATATGAGAAGTATAAGGCTGAACTCTGGACGGGTGCCAGAGAACCCCGAGAATTGGTAAAGACCATGAGGGAGGAGCTGAATAAAGCAGGATATGAAAAGATTCTTGCTACAGCTCAGGCACAGGTGAATGCCGCAAAATAAAGAGATGAAAGGGGCATGTGGAATATGCCCCTTTTGTAAAATAATAAAGCTGATAATGAGCGAAGATGCAGGGAGACATTATGTGGTTTATTGATAAACGGATTGAGGTTATTTGCAATCAGCTGAAAGAGCTGGCAATTGTAAAAAAAGAGCGTATCAAAGAGATTGAATTTAAAAAAGGGAGATTTTTCTACCCGGAGGATGCGGATGCAAATGTGCAGCCATGGGAGAAATTTGACCAGCAGAAAATGAAATGGTATGGCCCCGACGCCCATTACTGGTTCAGGGCAAATTATCAGGTGGAAGATGAACAGGAAGGAAAGACTCTTCGGCTGGGGGTAAAAACCCAGGTTGACGAGTGGGATGACGGGAAAAACCCTCAGTTTTTGTTGTTTCTGAATAAAACAGCGATCCAGGGGCTGGATATGAATCACCGGGTCGTTCATCTTACCGATCATGCCATGCGGGGAGAAAACTACATCTTTGATTTACAGGCGTATACAGGTACACTTCATTCGGAATTTAACCTGTTTCTTGAGATGCAGCAGGTTGATTTGCTAATTGAGCAGTTGTATTTTGATCTTTTAGTTCCGCTGCAGGCGTTTACCCGGATGGACAAGGATGACAAAATACGGCTCGACCTTGAGACGGTTTTAAACAACACCATCAACCTGCTGGATTTAAGGACGCCTTATTCCGCGGAATTTTATACTTCTGTACACAAGGCAGTCAATTATATTGAACAGGCTCTGTATGTTAAGATGTCGGGTTATCATGATGTGATTGCAAGTTGCATCGGACATACCCACATTGACGTTGCCTGGTGGTGGACGGTGGAGCAGACCAGAGAAAAGGTGGCAAGAAGTTTTTCTACTGTTCTTAAATTAATGGACGAATATCCAAACTATAAATTTATGTCCAGCCAGCCTCAGCTTTATGTGTTTTTAAAAGAGCGGTATCCGGATTTGTATGAAAAGGTGAAAGCCAAAGTAAAGGAGGGGCGCTGGGAAGTGGAGGGCGGCATGTGGGTGGAAGCCGACACAAATCTTACCTCCGGCGAATCTCTGGTCCGTCAGTTTCTGTATGGGAAGCGTTTCTTTCGGGAAGAGTTCGGCATTGAATGCCGGGAACTGTGGCTGCCGGATGTGTTTGGGTACTCTGGTTCCCTGCCTCAGATTATGAAGAAGAGCGGTATTGATTATTTTATGACCACAAAGCTTTCCTGGAATCAGGTGGATAAGGTTCCCAATGATACCTTTATGTGGAGAGGAATTGACGGAAGCGAGGTATTTACCCACCTCATTACAACCCTCGGTGTGGGCCAGAGTGAAGACGACTTTTTTACTACCTACAATGGGATTTTGCATCCTGATGCCATTATGGGCGGGTGGAAACGTTATCAAAATAAGGAATTCAACAATGATATTCTGATTTCTTATGGCTACGGAGACGGAGGAGGAGGCCCCACAAGGGAAATGTTAGAAACCTCTAAGCGCATGGAAAAAGGTATCAGAGGAATTCCCAAAGTGGAACAGAAATTTACCAGACAGTACTTTGATGAGCTGTATGAGCGGGTAAAAGATAACTGCCGTCTGGAGACCTGGGAAGGAGAACTTTATTTTGAGTATCACCGGGGAACCTACACCTCCATGGCACGAAACAAGCGGGCTAACCGCAAAAGCGAAGTGATGATGATGGATGCTGAATTTTTCCTGACTTTATGCGCTATGAAAGGGTGTAACTATCCGTCTGAAGAGCTGGATCAGTTGTGGAAGACAATACTTTTGAATCAGTTCCATGATATTTTACCGGGAACTTCCATTAAGGAAGTGTACGAAGTAACCCGGAAAGAGTATGAGGAAATTAATCACATTGGTGGTCAATTGATTCAGCAGAGCCTTGATTCGTTGTGCAGGCAAAAAGGTAAAATAACCGTGTTTAATACGCTGTCCTTTGACCGCAGTGATGTAGTAAGTCTGCCAAAAGAGGTGACAGGAAGCCTTAAGGATGCAAAGGGACATACTTATCCCATTCAGGAAGGAGAAAGTACCAACTTCGTATATCTGGAGCGTCTTAGCTCCAAAGGGTATAACACCTATACGAATGAGCCGGAAAAAAGCGGGGACGTTACCGCTCGGATTTCCGGTGATGGTTCCCGTTTTGAAACGCCATTTTACCGGGTGGAGATGGATCAGGCGGGAATGTTTACCTCCATATATGACAAAGCTGCCGGGCGTGAGCTGGTCCAGGAGGGCAGGTGCGCAAATCAGTTCCGGATGTTTGAAGATAAGCCTATCTATTATGATAACTGGGATATTGACATATTCCATACGGAAAAAAGCTGGATTGCTGATGAGGTGGATAAGTTTGAATGGATGACCAACGGTCCGGTAAGTGCGGTGCTTAAGATAAAGAGAAGAATAAGCAATTCATTGATTGTACAAAAGATAAGCTTTTACAGACATGCAAAGCGTATAGACTTTGATACTTATGTGGACTGGAAGGACAGCCAGTGTCTGCTGAAGGTAGAGTTCTCTCTGGATATTCATTCGGATGAAGCGGCATTTGACATTCAGTTTGGAAACCTGAAGCGCAAAGTGCATCAAAATACCAGCTGGGATAAGGCGCGATTTGAAAGCTGCGGACATAAGTGGGTGGATTTATCCGAAGGCCATTATGGCGTCAGCGTATTAAATGACTGTAAATATGGACATTCGGTAAAGAATGGCTGTGTATCCCTGACGCTGATTAAATCCGGTATTGAGCCGAATAAGACCACCGATCAGGAGGGGCATTTCTTTACCTACTCGCTCTATCCCCATGAGGGAAGCCTTTACGACGGAGATACCATTCGAGAGGGCTATAAACTGAATTATCCTTCTCACGTTGTACTTGCAGGAGCACCAAAGGAACAGGACAGCTTTTTATGGACAGACCGGAAAAATGTGATTGTGGAGACGGTGAAGATGGCGGAAGATAAAAATGGAATCATCATCCGGCTGTACGAAAGCGAAAACACAAAGACTACGGCAACGCTTACCTTTGGCATGGATAGCAGGTTGCTGACGGTGACCGAGTGCAATCTCATGGAGGAACCGGTTGAAGGTGAGGTAGAGAAAACAGAGGATGGATTTACCTTTACCATCAAGCCCTTTGAGGTTAAGACATACAGAGTGAATCTGGATAAGTGAGGAAGAAAACATGAACAAGTCCTTTCAAAATCAGAGCCTTGTGCCTATAAGGATGGGGAGGCAGTTTCGATGAATAAAATATTATTAAATCAGGGGTGGAGACTGGATTATGAAGGAGAGACATTAAATACGCAGATTCCTTTTTCCCTCTATTACGATTTGCTGAACCATAAGCGTATTGATGATCCCTTTTACCGGGATAATGCAACCCTTCTGACAAGCTTGTCGGAAAAGGATTATACCTATCGGAATGACTTTGCATTTATAGAAGAAATCGACGAGAGAAAGCAGTACTTTTTGCATTTCGACCGGGTAGACACCATTTCTAACGTTTACCTGAATGATATCCATGTAGGATATACCGACAATATGTTCTATACCTTTGAGTTTCCTGTGAATCACGCATTGAAAAAGGGAACGAACCATCTGCGGGTGGAATTTGAATCCCCCATTCACTATATGAATGAGCAGATTGAAAAAAATGGAAGAATCCCCTGCAATACCGATACTTTGGACGGATTTCCCTATCTGAGAAAATCCAGCTGCATGTCCGGATGGGACTGGGCACCCCGCCTGCCAGACATGGGGATTTATAAGGAAGCATCTATTGTGGTGGTGGAAAAGGGACGTCTATCCAATGTTCATATCCGCCAGCAGCATATGGATGGGCGGGTTACCTTAAACCTGGTTACCGAGCGTGAAATCAATGGAGCGATGGCCGGAGATGCAGAAAAGATAGAGACGATAGTACGGATTACCGACCCTGAGGGCAGGTTGAATATCTATGAGAACAGCCCGGAAAACATAGAAATTGAAAATCCCAGACTTTGGTGGCCCAACGGTCTTGGGGATCAGCCTCTTTATCAGGTGGAGGTTGAGTTTTATATTGGAGGCGACCTCCAGGATGTGTATAGCGCACGCATTGGTCTTCGCACCATGACCATGGCGGTTGAAAAGGATGAGTGGGGGGAGAGCTTTGCCCATGAAGTAAATGGAGTTAAGGTTTTTGCCATGGGGGCGGATTATATTCCCGAAGACTGTCTGGTTCCCCGGGTAAGCAGGGAGACAACAAAAAAATTGCTGACTCAGTGTATACTAGCCAACTACAATGCAGTCCGGGTATGGGGCGGAGGTTACTATCCGGATGATTACTTTTTTGATCTTTGTGATGAGATGGGATTGATCATTTGGCAGGATGGCATGTTCTGCTGTTCTACCTATCTGCTGACTCCGGAATTTGAGGAGAATATTACAAAAGAATTGGTTCAAAATGTGAGAAGGCTGCGCCATCACGCCTGTCTGGGGCTCTGGAGCGGAAATAATGAGCTGGAAGAGCTGATCCTTGCAGGAGAGTATGGAAGCTTTGAAGAAACTGTGTCTCTGCGCGCAGATTATATTAAGATATTTGAATATATCATTCCCAAAATCATTAAGAGTGAAGATCCGGACACCTTCTACTGGCCTTCAAGCCCTTCCTCAGGAGGCGGTTATGATTTTCCCAATGACCCAAATCGGGGAGATGCACACTACTGGGCGGTATGGCACGGGTTCAAGCCATTTACGGAATACCGCAAACAGATGTTCCGCTATGCTTCGGAATTCGGATTTGAAGCAATGCCGGCGTATAAGACCATCGAAAGCTTTACCGGCGAGGATGACCGGAATTTGTTCTCTTATGTGATGGAGCGCCACCAGAGAAGCAATATGGGCTATGCCAAGATGATGAACTACATGGCTCAGACCTTTTTATATCCAACTGATTTAAAAACATTGGTATATGTAT from Lacrimispora sphenoides JCM 1415 encodes the following:
- a CDS encoding alpha-mannosidase is translated as MWFIDKRIEVICNQLKELAIVKKERIKEIEFKKGRFFYPEDADANVQPWEKFDQQKMKWYGPDAHYWFRANYQVEDEQEGKTLRLGVKTQVDEWDDGKNPQFLLFLNKTAIQGLDMNHRVVHLTDHAMRGENYIFDLQAYTGTLHSEFNLFLEMQQVDLLIEQLYFDLLVPLQAFTRMDKDDKIRLDLETVLNNTINLLDLRTPYSAEFYTSVHKAVNYIEQALYVKMSGYHDVIASCIGHTHIDVAWWWTVEQTREKVARSFSTVLKLMDEYPNYKFMSSQPQLYVFLKERYPDLYEKVKAKVKEGRWEVEGGMWVEADTNLTSGESLVRQFLYGKRFFREEFGIECRELWLPDVFGYSGSLPQIMKKSGIDYFMTTKLSWNQVDKVPNDTFMWRGIDGSEVFTHLITTLGVGQSEDDFFTTYNGILHPDAIMGGWKRYQNKEFNNDILISYGYGDGGGGPTREMLETSKRMEKGIRGIPKVEQKFTRQYFDELYERVKDNCRLETWEGELYFEYHRGTYTSMARNKRANRKSEVMMMDAEFFLTLCAMKGCNYPSEELDQLWKTILLNQFHDILPGTSIKEVYEVTRKEYEEINHIGGQLIQQSLDSLCRQKGKITVFNTLSFDRSDVVSLPKEVTGSLKDAKGHTYPIQEGESTNFVYLERLSSKGYNTYTNEPEKSGDVTARISGDGSRFETPFYRVEMDQAGMFTSIYDKAAGRELVQEGRCANQFRMFEDKPIYYDNWDIDIFHTEKSWIADEVDKFEWMTNGPVSAVLKIKRRISNSLIVQKISFYRHAKRIDFDTYVDWKDSQCLLKVEFSLDIHSDEAAFDIQFGNLKRKVHQNTSWDKARFESCGHKWVDLSEGHYGVSVLNDCKYGHSVKNGCVSLTLIKSGIEPNKTTDQEGHFFTYSLYPHEGSLYDGDTIREGYKLNYPSHVVLAGAPKEQDSFLWTDRKNVIVETVKMAEDKNGIIIRLYESENTKTTATLTFGMDSRLLTVTECNLMEEPVEGEVEKTEDGFTFTIKPFEVKTYRVNLDK
- a CDS encoding ABC transporter substrate-binding protein, which produces MNKKKILGLFTVSVLGLSMLAGCGGNSAVMSNKETKVTEAKEGTADGEVVTIKWIQVGNGMPENYDSWLQQLNPYLEEKIGVNVEMEIVPWGDWDKRRSVIVNSGEKFDILFTDMNRYNSEVNTGAFLDITDLLKEKTPDLYQMVPEDYWKATSIGGRVYAVPTYKDSSSSQYFIWDKAIADKYKIDFEHVTDYEKLYEALKAVKTGEGSAPYYMSKNGAEFLATNFFDQIGAGLVPLGVKYNDETRTVVNPLEDEEVLKELDIIHKMYIEGIINGDAPNADDANKYRTFFTAQGWSGAAKNIWGPQNGIDDCVAVKFGETVVSNTTVRGSLNGISAGCENPEKALQLLNLVNTDPKVRNWFFYGVEGENFVYEGEKINKLNSNWGMAGYTQGTFFIVGQLISDEFNQWDEVKELNAEAAPSVMLGFDMDTSEVKTEIANCTAVYEKYKAELWTGAREPRELVKTMREELNKAGYEKILATAQAQVNAAK
- a CDS encoding glycoside hydrolase family 2 protein, with amino-acid sequence MNKILLNQGWRLDYEGETLNTQIPFSLYYDLLNHKRIDDPFYRDNATLLTSLSEKDYTYRNDFAFIEEIDERKQYFLHFDRVDTISNVYLNDIHVGYTDNMFYTFEFPVNHALKKGTNHLRVEFESPIHYMNEQIEKNGRIPCNTDTLDGFPYLRKSSCMSGWDWAPRLPDMGIYKEASIVVVEKGRLSNVHIRQQHMDGRVTLNLVTEREINGAMAGDAEKIETIVRITDPEGRLNIYENSPENIEIENPRLWWPNGLGDQPLYQVEVEFYIGGDLQDVYSARIGLRTMTMAVEKDEWGESFAHEVNGVKVFAMGADYIPEDCLVPRVSRETTKKLLTQCILANYNAVRVWGGGYYPDDYFFDLCDEMGLIIWQDGMFCCSTYLLTPEFEENITKELVQNVRRLRHHACLGLWSGNNELEELILAGEYGSFEETVSLRADYIKIFEYIIPKIIKSEDPDTFYWPSSPSSGGGYDFPNDPNRGDAHYWAVWHGFKPFTEYRKQMFRYASEFGFEAMPAYKTIESFTGEDDRNLFSYVMERHQRSNMGYAKMMNYMAQTFLYPTDLKTLVYVSQLMQGEAMKYAVEHWRRHRGRCMGAIVWQLNDCWPVTSWSSIDYFGRWKALHYYEKRFFAPIMISCEEEGQLSQNPNINTRPYPLEKSFRLNVANETMNEQLVKVRYSLRNAKSEIIGKEMIVERKVSAMSTIWLDKVDCSEASLYEDHVHFACEQDGVVISEGTAIFTMPKFYRYEQPELSWRMEGADIIITAEAYAKSVEILNENEDLVLTDNYFDMEAGEKRVSIISGLPQGLHLRSVFDIR